The DNA window AACCCTTACGGTCTTTGGTTGCTATCAGCTCCGGCACGTCTTCGGCAATAAACCCGATGTGCTTATCTGATTTATCAGTCTTATAATTAAAAGTTACCGGTTTAAGCTGTTCAAATGCCTCCAATGCCTTTTCAGATGATAACTCTTTTATATGCTCCTTGTAAGCTCTGCTTGAGGCATTAGTCCAAACTCCTCCGGTTGTTACATAAGCGCCTGAGCCCATGTGTAGGGGGTAGGAGGGGGAAGTTGTACCGATGCCAAGGTAGCCTCTAGTTCCAGAATCATAATTCTGTAATCTCATGTACTCATTCCCGTCAGTATCCATCCAAAGCCAGTGCCCATGATTAGTTCTCATTTCCATATTATTACCGTAGACATTACTTATGATTTGAAACCAAGTGGATACTCCTGATATAAATCCAATAGCACCATAACCACCTGCTGCATTACCAATATAAATCTTCCCCATTGAACCGCTTGATGTCCCTCCAACCTGCAGAAGTCCCATTGGACTTGATTCTCCAATCCCAACATTCCCATTGCTGTAATACAAATTACTTCCGCTTAGTTCCCAACTTCTATTGGCAAGGTAGGTGAAGTTGCTGTTTACCTCGCTTGATTTTGCAGTTGTGCCGGAGCTAAAGGTGTAAGGAACTGTGGCTGCGTATGCAACAACCGCCAAAACTAAAACCAATAAAACCACTAATACACCATACTTAAACGACTTTTTCCCAATAAAACTTTTCATGACATGCCTCCCATATTTGTTTTGATATTTGAATTAATGAAAAATGCCGGTAGTTAAGTCCACGAATAAAAGACTGGATTCCCGTTTTCACGGGAATGACAGAAAGGGAAAACGGAATGACAGAAAGGGAAAACGGAATGACAGAAAGGGAAAACGGAATGACAGAAAGGGAAAACGGAATGACAGAAAGGGAAAACGGAATAACAGAAAGGGAAAACGGAATGACAGAAAAAGAAAACGGAATGACAGAAAGGGAAAACGGAATAACAGAAAGGGAAAACGGAATAACAGAAAGGGAAAACGGAATAACAGAAAGGGAAAACGGAATGACAGAAAGGGAAAACGGAATAACAGAAAAAGAAAACGGAATAACAGAAAGGGAAAACGGAATGACAGAAAGGGAAAACGGAATAACAGAAAGGGAAAACGGAATGACAGAAAGGGAAAACGGAATGACAGAAAAAGAAAACGGAATGACAGAAAAAGAAAACGGAATGACAGAAAGGGAAAACGGAATAACAGAAAGGGAAAACGGAATGACAGAAAGGGAAAACGGAATGACAGAAAGGGAAAACGGAATGACAAAAGGGAAAACGGAATGACAGAAAAAGAAAACGGAATAACAGAAAGGGAAAACAGAATGACAGAAAGGGAAAACGGAATGACGCCCTCCTCTGTCATTCCCGACTCCGATCGGGAATCCAGTCCCTTTTTTCTTCCCCTGTAGTTCTGGTTTTGAAGGCGAACTGATAGCATAGGTTAAACAGGACAAGAATCTACCATAAGCCGTATATGACAGAGCTTTGTGTGAAACTGGTTTTTCTTTTTTAAGAGTTTGAAATGGCTGGTGAGGGTTTACTTTTTTGCGATAGATAGATAGATAGATAGATAGATAGATAGATAGATGTTGCGCTGATTAATTGCGCCCTTCCATTAGTTATAGAAATACACAACATTATTTCGCCTGCTACCTCCTAACTTTGTGGTATGAGTTTAGACTATATTTGTAAAAAAGTCAAGGGAAAAATTGTTCAAATATTTGAAATATTTGCTTGTTTGTAGTTGTTGTATGTTAAGCTAAAGTATCGGTAGTTTCGCTTATATTAGCAAAAGAAAAAGGAGAGCACGTAATGAAGGTATCAGATATGACGGTAGATCAACTGGAAACCTTAATGGAACGAGTAGTAGGCAAGTTTTTAGACCCTGACTATGGGCTTGAAATGAAAGATGAATTTATAAATGAAGTTCTCGATTCTATAAATGACAGAGGTAGTCTGTAGCAACCTGTGAAGACTGGATTGAGGGTATTAAAGGTATGCTTTAACTCAAAGATAGTAACTTTACAATGGAGGGCACAATGGCAGAGTATGAGACACCGACAATAGATATCCGCTACGGCGCATATAACGGTACTAAAACAAACAGCGCATATTTTTGGCATTATCTGAGCCGGATTTACCACTGGCGGCAGAACACAGGACTAATTCCAAATATCGAAAAGATGGATTCCCTGACAATGCAGGTTGATTGTGGAAAAAGGATTAAGGCGGTTAAAGAGCTGCTGCTTACCTCAGCATACGACTTTCAATATACTTTTGAAGATACCGATTTTATTACATCAGTGTTATGCTACAAAAATGACCCAATGGTTCCGGTAATTTTCATAAGAGAACCAAAATCAGATATTGCTTCCGGCATATTTCGTCTGTTTAACGATATAACACTAAATCGCAAAGGCTCATCGGCAAGATTTATCGGTGAGGCATACCTGGTTAAGGATATTGACGATGTGTATAGAGTGCAAAGTGAAGCCGGTACACGGTTTTTTACAGATGGTATTGCCGGTTCAGTTGAAGACGGCATCAGATGGATTGAAACCCTGCCCTCTGTTTACACCCAAAACACGGTAAAGTATGTCCGGTACTATGGCGATGAAAAGGTATTACACCCAAAACGTTTTAACATTATCACCGAATCTGCAGAAACACTGAGAAGTTTTTCAGAGATTAAAGACAACATGCGTCAGGCCGGTATAACAGATATTGTTTTACCTGTAGATCACGTGGCAACCCGTATTTTCCACCATGACAGGGAGGATGCCATACTTGAAATAGTTAAACTTACCCATATGTATCCGTGGGGCGCCTATAATATTGATGAGATGGATAGCTCCACCAACCCTGTACGCAACGTGTATAACATGCCGGAGCGCCATAGCCCGGCTAAAGTCTTCACAGCCGGAAACTGTGGAGCATTTCTGCGTTTTCTGTCCACACGGCCTGCCCCGACCGAAACCTTCTGTGAAAATTTTGGCAGGTCCCTTCACCACATCGCTTATGATGTTAAAGAGGACGATATGGACGGCCCCGATAACCACAACATAGACACAGTGGTTTCTTATTTAAAAAAGAATGGTTTTAACTTTGTTGACAACTTAACCGGCACTAAAGCCGAAGGGCTCAGACAGGTTTTTTCAAAACGCTCGCCTCACACCGGCTGGGTCACAGAGTATGTTGAGAGATTTGGCGGCTTTCACGGATTTTTTACGAGAAAAAACGTGGCGTTTCTTACACAGGCAGCCGGAAAAGACGAGGGAGTCATAAAGTAACATAGCCATTGACAGGGTGGCTCAAGGGGGCATCGCTCCCTTGCAGAATGGGGTTTTATTCCAATTCTAATTCATTTGTCTAACTTTGTTGGCATAGTCGAAAGGTCCTTGCCCTAATCTCCCTTCTCTTTCTTCTTAATAACACGAATGCCCAGGATATGCCATATGATAAAGAGGACGATGGCGGCCGGGATAGCAAAGAACATGGAAGCTGCTCCAATTACACCGCCTTTGAGAGCGGTCATAAGGACCCTCAGAGTTGTCAGCGATTTAAAATCGGTATTAAGGTTACAGATATACCGCTCAGTGGCACCAATAGTTAGTGCAAACATAAAGACATTCAAAAATCCCGAACCTGTGATATTACCTGTGGGCACTATCACGGCATCGTAGTCCCCCGTTTTAAACGGACGCATGACAGAGAAGTTTCCCTTATACGGGTAAACTAAAACTTTAACGCCGCCGTACTTTTCAGCCATCTCTTTACCGTGTGCGTGGGTCAGAATGCTTATCTCCGCTGTTTTGAATTTTTTCCTGACCTTACCAATTACCTTATCTATGTGCTGAAAACCACAAGAGCGTATTATTAGTACCCGTCCGTTATTTTTCATAATATTTTCTCTCTACCTGTACATTGTAAAAGGTGAGGTCATATGTATGCGCATATTCTTTGCAACCTCTTTTTTAACAGGCATACGCTTTTTTAATATGTACCTAAGACCTCCTACTGCATCTACAAATGACTTTAAATACACACCCGTACCTTGCTCTATCGAGTAGTAGAGGCAATGGTATATCAGTTTAAAGGTATTTTTCCACATGAGGGTTTGAGGATAGTTTTTCCATAATACCCAAAACAGGTTTCTTGTATAATAAAACGGTGCACGGGTGGATTCCCTGTTTGACGGTGAGTTTTTGTGGTAAGAAACCAGATCTGGGAAAAATTTAACTTTAAAGCCAAGATTCCACACCCTCAGTGCCAGGTCGGTTTCGTTAAAGTATAGAAAAAACTCTTCAGGGTACCCCCCGATAGCATCTATTATCTCCTTTCTCAGCCCTGCCCCTGCCCCATTAAACGACATTATATAATTGTTGGAAAGAGTCTCCTCTTTTTCTGTTTTATCGTCAACCTTGCCTGTGGTCTCCCTGTAATTATAATAATCCCTGACGTCAAAAGCGGCAACACCAAGAAGCGGGTCTTGTTCAAACTTCTCCACCATTTTCTCAATAGCCCCTTCCTCAGGAAAACTGTCGTCATCAAGAATCAGGATGTACTTGCCCGCTGAGTGTTTAAATCCAACATTATAGGCGGAAACTCCAGTATTTTCCTGTAAGTTAATAAGCCGTACAGTGCGAAACTCCCTTTGTACCATCTCGGCGGTACCGTCGGTTGAGCCGTTTTCCACAACTATGATTTCCAGGGCGGGATACTTCTGATTTAAAAGCCTCAGAAGTCCCTCCCGCACATCCTCTTTACGGTTATAGGAAACCATCACGGCACTTACAAGATGATTTTCAAGTATCACTTTAACTTATCGCCGCAATTTAGCTGTTTTTAATAATAAAAAACAATACATAGGTTCAATGCAAAATACACTCATTGTTTGAGCCCTTTTTTTCTCATTTTATTTTCATACATCAGAGTATCGGCCTGCTTTGTAAGATCATCAATGGAAACTGATGAGTTCGGATCATATGGAACCACC is part of the Nitrospirae bacterium YQR-1 genome and encodes:
- a CDS encoding tail fiber domain-containing protein — protein: MKSFIGKKSFKYGVLVVLLVLVLAVVAYAATVPYTFSSGTTAKSSEVNSNFTYLANRSWELSGSNLYYSNGNVGIGESSPMGLLQVGGTSSGSMGKIYIGNAAGGYGAIGFISGVSTWFQIISNVYGNNMEMRTNHGHWLWMDTDGNEYMRLQNYDSGTRGYLGIGTTSPSYPLHMGSGAYVTTGGVWTNASSRAYKEHIKELSSEKALEAFEQLKPVTFNYKTDKSDKHIGFIAEDVPELIATKDRKGLSSMDVVALLTKVVQEQQKTIAALSEKVDRLENKNETK
- a CDS encoding glycosyltransferase family 2 protein, with amino-acid sequence MILENHLVSAVMVSYNRKEDVREGLLRLLNQKYPALEIIVVENGSTDGTAEMVQREFRTVRLINLQENTGVSAYNVGFKHSAGKYILILDDDSFPEEGAIEKMVEKFEQDPLLGVAAFDVRDYYNYRETTGKVDDKTEKEETLSNNYIMSFNGAGAGLRKEIIDAIGGYPEEFFLYFNETDLALRVWNLGFKVKFFPDLVSYHKNSPSNRESTRAPFYYTRNLFWVLWKNYPQTLMWKNTFKLIYHCLYYSIEQGTGVYLKSFVDAVGGLRYILKKRMPVKKEVAKNMRIHMTSPFTMYR